The Cottoperca gobio chromosome 8, fCotGob3.1, whole genome shotgun sequence genome contains the following window.
CAGGTTCTCTGCCTGTTACACAACTTCAACTTTCTGATATTGAGCATTGTCTGAATTTAATCTCGCCGATGTGCGCTGTGGTATTAATTATTTACTGAAGACCAAGGTCTATTACCCTGACAGCATGTTGTACAACTGAACAGGACAGGCTTCTAATATATATACTCCAACTCAAAATAGTCAGGACCACAAGTTGGGTCAAAGAGCTGGCTCCCAGCAGAAGCCAGTGTCCCCAATAGAAACATGTCAAAATACTCATAATTAGAATAACATAGCAGTAGGAGTCTTCTAGGCAGTAAACTGTTGACAAACTCATGCAAAATAAGTAGCATTATGGTAACGTTAAGAAAAGTGtagaatacatttagaaattaTACACTGATTAGGAGTGTTATAAACATTATACTAGCATTTCCTACAGTGTGATATTTTCTACCATCCCGCTAAATTAATAAAGCGTTTCCGTGTAAACTCGCGGGCATAATATATGAAATGCAGCGAGGTTGTCATACATAGTAGCGTAAGTGCGAGTTCCctgtttattaatgtgttgtAGCTGTTACTGTGCgtgttcatgtttttatgtcaaCAGTAAAAATAATTTGCGAGAGATAAGATAATGTAGAAATAACGTTTTGTATTTACGCGCGTGTATCATTGAAACCCAAGCCGTGAGGTGGAACCCGCGCGCCGGTCACTCAGGGGACAAGCAGAGTTCAAAGGGTCGCGAGGACATTGTCCACTTTGTCtggctgaagtgtgtgtgtgtgtgtgtgtgtgtgtgtgtgtgtgtgtgtgtgtgtgtgtgtgtgtgtgtgtgtgtgtgtgtgtgacgtgtctGGCTGGTCGGCTCGAGGACAGGTCAACTTTCTCTCCCTCGGTCTGGTCATCAATTAGTTCAGCCCGCCATCAGCGAGAGCTCGCGCCCCTTGTCACTTCCCCTCCGGACAACTGCGTGCGCTGCCTTGGCCTCGGCCCCGGTCTTGGTCTCGCCTCGCGCGCCCTAAATATTTGCTTGCATGATTTAAGTAAGAGGGTAAAAGGTTTATGAGTCTTTATGCGCGGGTGTAAGTGGACACTAACTCAAAAATAAAACTCTGTCTACTGCTCGATGTTCACTTATGACACTGaactaaaatgttaatgtttgttaatgttttaattaattaaccaACAAACCCTCCATTAAGAATCTCTCCCAATACATACTTGACATTTTATTGAACATTTCTCATAGGTAGTATACATAATTACTTGACAAAAACactaacataaacaaacaatgtaaaaatccaTAAAATATACGCTTTCCTGAACGTTTTTAGGTAGTTTGGAGAAAAACATCAGTAGGTTAACACCCCCTCCTACGCGCTGCCTCTATATTGGAAAAGTAAAACACCTGGACTGGTGAACATACCCCTCCTCGACCCGcaattacattattttcacCGTACAAGGTGATTTTTTTTCCTTGCTTAGTTCTATACAGTTTAAATATGAACACCGTATAACATACATACACTTCTCAAATAGCTTTTCCTCTCCACATCACTGTGTGTATGAGCGTGTTTGCACGTTTAATTGAAGGTATACTACACACAACAcgtttacaaaataataataaaaaaggaaaaaagtggGGATCGTTCCTAAAGTTTTAAAACAAGTGCCTGATAGACAGAAAGCACATTTGACAAAAATCAAAACTAAGTAGAATAAGAAGTTAGGTGGTTTTCTCGGAATGCAACACAACAGTGTGTCTTAAACAATCTGTTGGGTAGCGTGTTACTTATTTACGGtatatttaaatacactttGAATGCCATAGCCTGCCCCACCACcaccctctctctgtttttatgtgtttgtttatctcttttttcatttcttaaTTGTATCTGTATTTTCAACAGTCACGCGGTTCTTTCTCAAGAATCATTTACAAATTATTTCCCAATTGTCAgaccacacagagaggcagTTGGATACACGAGGGATCCAAAAAGGAATCCTCTTCATTTGAAAGTGTGTCACCACTGCTCaggtaaagaaaatgtaattacattaaatgtagGCTACTTTTTCCCAGTGTTTTCCCATCAGACAAATGTCTGGACGAACTTTGAGACGGGAAGGGGAAGGGATTAACCAGCATGtctttttctccatcttccTTTTTTAAGTGTCTTACATCAGtctttttccccctcctctttcACTCCGTCcgtttctcctcttcctctgcaccgttcaccgtggaggaagaggaggatgatgaagaggagttcATGAGCTTGTTTTCCTTCTTCCACTTCATCCTCCGGTTCTGGAACCAGATCTTGATCTGCCGCTCCGTGAGGCAGAGCGCGTGCGCGATCTCGATCCGCCGCCGCCGCGTGAGGTACCGGTTGAAGTGGAACTCCTTCTCCAGCTCGAGCGTCTGGTAGCGCGTGTACGTCTGCCGCCCGCGCCTCCCGGGGCTGCCGAAGGTCcctgagagagaatgaaagacagagagaaagttaTATTTTAACCAAATGTATAACACAGAGGCTTTACCTGGTGActtagagagggagagagagagggggggggggggagtcaccTTCAGGGCGGGTTTTAGTCTTATTCTagttatcatatatatatatatatatatatatatatatatatatatatatatatatatatatatatatatatagagagagagagagagagagagagagagagagagagagagagagagagagagagtagagttTAGTCCACCCAACCTGAACACTTGGGTGCTCTTTGGTGAAGGCTGGAATtatgattttgtatttttgtggaACCAAAATAAAACGCCGTAAAGAATACCAACCcatttatttaggatatttaaTTTCcgaaaatgacattttaatgcattgaGCAGACAAGAAAGAAACGCAGTGTTCCAGTTTTAAGCCGActctgtaaaaataataatattaattatataagaAAAAGGTAAGACAGTAACGGTAATATTTCAGAGGGTTTTCCCCCAGTGAGGATCATCTTCCATGGCTTTAGTCTCCTCTGATCCTCACTAACAGTGTTTTGGCCCCCGGTAGTAAACAAATCGCCATGTTGTCAGTTCAGCAGCTTCAGTTTCTGTATCGATCTGAAAGGCAGAGCATTGGTGGAAAACCGCACGCTGCTCAGAGCAAATATCTAAATCTAAATACCCATAAATAAAAAATTGGCTAAACCGGATTATAGAGGAGCACTCTGGATTTCTGTGCCACTCTGTTCTCTCTCCAGCTGCCATTTACATCTTCAACCGTCATTTATAGCTTGCGTTGCGTTTTATTTCTTATACATTTCTTTGCAGCGGAGCCTGTTTCCACCTCATCTGTCTTAACTCGGAGTGTCCTGCAGGGCTTTGTAGGCTACAACAGTAGCCCTGCATCATCCACCATTACTCACTACACTCTCACATGCCGCTTTTCTCTCTTAAACAAAGACACTCAGAATTGCAGTACAGTGGCCCACACCGATCATTTCATACTGTATTTCACCAGACAGTGTAAAAGCGGACAACATTATGCTTATTTAGGACATTCAATTCAATCAAATTCTGCCCCGCTTAAAATGGTTATGTATGTCTCACTTTTACTCCGAATGTGGCAGATGATTAATCTAATAACTAATCTGTTCGATTATGAATAAACAGTGCATAACACTGTCTGCGATACAAGGTTAACAGCACGGGTTTCTTATATGATAACATATACAAgttgtgaaaaataaaagcaggaacTTTATCAGTAGCgggatataaaacattttttaaaatggaaatcaaataacatgttttctctttttatgtAAGATGGTTaataatcttttaaatgttccttttttgtAAAGGCAaaccaaaaagaagaagatgtttttttttataaagaagtaaaagaaaaagagacagaaatagatCACTGCATGCTTTAAGTTTCCTCTTTgcctatctatctttctatctgttCATTGTTTCACCCACAACACTCTCTGACAGGCTTTTCCTCTCTAACTTTCTGTCCTCCTGCTTGGTAGCAGCGTCGGTCAGCAGGTCACATACAGTAACAGGAGCTCCAACCCAAACAAACCCGGTTTATGACGGACAATAAAATACCGAGCAcatgactgactgacaggccaACAAACGGGGATCATAAAGCAGCTactgtgagaggaggaggaggaagaagagaaaggaaagacagCAGAGCGGCTGACAGAGGAAACAAACGTCAGTTTTATGAGGGGGATCATAAAATATgcaagaaaagaggaaaaggaaaaaggagacACTCACCGTTGCACGAGTTCATCCGCTGCATCCACGGATAAATAGGGGCTGATGACTGTAGCTTGTCGTCCATCGTTTCACCGAACATCCCTTTCCCACTCAGCCCTGCGCACTCCGCTTTACGGTGCATGCCGTCCTGGCTCAGCGCGAGCTGGTGCTCTTCCAGGCTGCATGCGTGCTCCTTGTCCCGGTAAAAGCTCGTGgccacagctgcagctgctgctgccgccgctgccGTGGCGTAATCGCAAGCACCGGCTACGGTTGCGCCCCCTACACCGACCCCTGGCGCTGCCCGGTGCCCGCCGTACGCTCCATTCGCCGCCTGCTGGTAGTAGGTGGACGCCGAGTACGGTTTATCCTGATGCACGCCGCCGCTCGCGCCGTACGCCACAGCTGCGGCAGCGGTAACGGCTGCTGCCCCCGAGTAGTGTCTGAGCGGATGGTCGGCGGCGTATCCCGAGGAGTAGAGCGGGATCTGACCCAAGAACGACTCTGCCGCCTGCCCGCCAGCACCCGTTCCCGGTAGCGTCACCGGGAAAGTGGAGTTGACGAAATAGGAACTCATCGGGAGAAAGTAGGatagagaagaaggaaaaggagagaagaaaggagaggtgaagagaagaggaggagaggggaggataGGAGGGCacgaaacaaacacaacaacaacgtTCACACggtggtgaagaagaagaagaagaagaaggaggagtaGAAGGAGGCTAacggctaacggctaacggTTCTCCCTCCCGTCCTCCTTCCTCTGCCTTCCCCTGCCTGCACTTTatgatttgttgtgttttatagcCGACAGTCCGACGGGCTGCTGCTATCACTTAGTTTATCGCAGATTGGGAGGAGTGGGGTGAGGAGGGTGAGGGTGAGAGGAGGCGAAGGGGGGTATCTGGGTGGCTGAGTGCCAGtgtgggacagagagagagagagagagaggggggggggggggtctgtgtgtatgtgtttgtgtgtggagaaGACGGGATGGGGTGAGGAGGGGTGTAAAGGGGAAGAAGAGACCAGCTGACCTCAGACTGACCAATGGGGAGCTTCCGTGCCTGGCATTCGTtcgaggaagaagaggaggaagagggggggtggggggggggctgtgtaCTACcgctcccccctctctcccaccACATATTCCCTTTCCTATTTCCCTTCTTCAATTTCccactccctttctctctttctaatTCTCATTCAATTTCTCTTTCTAATCTTCCTCCGGTTCCCGGTGAGATTGCGCAATCACACCGGAATCCTTCGCGCGTTAAATTgattctttctctccctgtgtgtccTCCTCCGTCTGTTGTTGGACCCATAAAATccagcagctcacacacacacacacacgcacgcacctcacccccccccccccccccccacccttgagggggggggttgctgctgcaccaccagagGCAACcgaataataaaacatattcccGGCGCTTTGCACATAATACCGAGCGTATTAAAATGAATTTGGCGAGCGTAAATCCCagccagcatgtgtgtgtgtgtgtgtgtgtgtgtgtgtgtgtgtgtgtgtgtgtgtgtgtgtgtgtgtgtgagtgtggatgTGAGTTATCCTACAATTTAAT
Protein-coding sequences here:
- the hoxb6a gene encoding homeobox protein Hox-B6a, with product MSSYFVNSTFPVTLPGTGAGGQAAESFLGQIPLYSSGYAADHPLRHYSGAAAVTAAAAVAYGASGGVHQDKPYSASTYYQQAANGAYGGHRAAPGVGVGGATVAGACDYATAAAAAAAAAVATSFYRDKEHACSLEEHQLALSQDGMHRKAECAGLSGKGMFGETMDDKLQSSAPIYPWMQRMNSCNGTFGSPGRRGRQTYTRYQTLELEKEFHFNRYLTRRRRIEIAHALCLTERQIKIWFQNRRMKWKKENKLMNSSSSSSSSSTVNGAEEEEKRTE